TTCGTTCGCTTCTGCGAGGGGATCGACGCCGTCCCGAGGGGCGTCGCCGAGCGGATCGTCCTTCCCGAGCGAGAGCGAAACGCCAGCTCCGAGATGTTGGAATCGGACGAAGCGACCGAGATCCTCGGGTACCTCCGCAAGTACCATTATGGGAGCCGCAGTCACGCCCTCTTTGCGCTCTTGTGGCACACGGGGATTCGGACGGGCACGGCCCAGGGACTCGACGTGAGTGATTTTGAAGCCGAGCGGGACCGCCTACGGATCCGACACCGACCCGACACAGGGTCACCGTTGAAGAACGGTGAGAACGCCGAGCGGTTCGTGACGTTGTCGACGGACGTCTCGGCGGTGATCGACGCCTACGTCGATGAACATAGACACGACGTCGTCGACGATCACGGGCGAGAACCGTTGTTCACAACGCACAACGGACGCCCCGCGAAAAACTCGATCCGACGGACGATCTACGCAGTCACACGCCCTTGTCAAACGGGGCGAGGTTGTCCGCACGGGGAAGATCCCGATACCTGCGAGGCGGCCCAACGGACGAACGACGCCTGCAAGTGTCCGTCGACGGTGTCGGGCCATCCTGTGCGTAGAGGCGCGATCACCCATCATCTCCGTCAAGACGTTCCTGAAAAAGTTGTGAGCGATCGGATGAACGTCTCCCAGGACGTGTTGGATCGACACTACGATCGACGGAGTGAGGACGAGAAAGCAGAACAGCGACGGCAGTTCTTAGACAAAATCTAACCACGTCTCCCTGTCTCTCTGCTGTTTCCAATGGAAACGGTGGCCTTTGTGATATATATCAGTCTGTACTCCCACATACAGACTGTTACCCTCTGCAATAAGTATAGGATTCCGTATAACTCTCTCACTATTCACTGAAATTTGATACTATCTCACGGGGAGAATCGACGGCATCGACGGCGAGATCGGAAATACTGGCCCTCTGTGAATCACACCCTTGGAGCGATTTTCTCCGACCAGATGATCCAACCCCCTTGCCCTCGGTGGGAAACGCGATAGTGGGGGGTGATTCTACACTCACGTTCGTTCTTTTGCCCCCTTCTCGGAGCTGTCGGTGGCGGCGTTCCGAAGGGTATCTTCTCAAAATATCGTCAAGGGCGTACTGTGCAGACCTCTCACCAAGAGGATACAGCCTATGTATTACCCACTCGAAGGCTACAGAACGAGGACTAACAGCCATACAGCGGGTTCCATAGTCGGACTGTGGGGTATCAACGTCGACGGCGACGTTCCTACCAATCTATTCGAGGGCCGATAAGCGAATAATGGGGCCGTGTATTTGATCGCTGAGAGAGTTTTTCGACCGAGATGATGACACCCTCTTACCCCACCTCCAAGCGCCAAAGGGCCCACCAAGAGAGATAACACAAGCAAGTTCTTGGGTGACTCTCTCGGTGGCTGTCGCCTCGGTGTTGGCGTCGTCGATTGGGACGGCGTCGATTCGGTCTCGACTGCTGTTAGCGAAGCCGACGGAGGGAGGGGGGCCGTCGAAAGAACACTTTCTTTTTCCCTCCCCGTAGGGGAGGGTTTTCTTTGTTTGTTTGCACTCCCCGAGTGAACGTAGTGAACGAGTGGGAGTGGAACGATTGCCGTAGGCAATCGCCGCCTACGGAGTAAAACCACTCCCTAAACTAACGCTCCTTCAAGAGGTAACATCTCTTTAACCGCAGTACACGGTGAGGGTGGTTGTCGGTGAAGTCGGGTTGTCGGTGGGGGAATAGATACTGTATATCAGTAAAACCCCGATACTGTGCCTCGGTCGCCGAAGGTGTTATTACTATCAAGCATATATTTACGGATATGGGTCGGATTGATCCCAACGAAATCGCCCTCCAAGTGGCTCGTCGGCGGGAGGAGTGCTACACTTGGAAGGAGGCTCGAAGGCGGTGGGGGGAGGCCGAAAACGAATAGCTATCGGAATTTAGTGTACTAAATTAATCTGATACGTATTATGCGCGCAGCGCATACGCGTATGCGCACCGTATGGCCGCACTGATCGAAAAGTCGACGACGACACCAGAATCGCAATACTGTGGCGTCCCGTCATTCCCTTCTCGGTTATGCCTCACGCGCATATGGGCACCTTACACCCGTTCCTCCGAGGGGCCGACGTCGACGAAGTCAGCGGAAGCGAGGTGTCCCGTCGAGGGCTACCGTGGCGGGCCATATACTCCTGACTCTCCCGAGTCCGAGAGCTACCCGCCCGCGGCTATGCCTGTTGTTCCCACGAGTCTACGATCTCGATGTCGTCCTCAATATCGGTTTTCAACCCGACGTTCAACTCGGTGTAGTAGGGTTGCTCGTCGGGTGAGGGATTCGCGTACAGGTGATGATGTACTCGCTGGACCTCGTAGGTCAGCGGTTCTTGGTCAACCTCGTTTTGACACGACGGGACGGCCTCGACGGTGTCGAACGGAACGATGGGACTCCGCGGAAGCGTCTGGATCGTTCCCGCCGTCGTCTCATCGATGCGCTCTTTCAGCATCGACCGAGCCTCGTTTTCGACCTCAGTCTTCGATTCCGCGTCAGTCTGTTTGACCGTACTCCCACGCAGTTCCGTCCCACCGCTCCGTCGGTACAGTGGTTCGTGACGGGCTTTCACCGTCGTAAACTCCGAACGTGAGGCGTTGATTTCGAAATCACCGACAGCGGCGAGCGACCGCGCCGCTTTCCCGTTCACCACGATCGTATTGATTGGGCGAAGTTCCGCGAGCGCGTCGTTGCTGATGATGATACAGTCGCCGCCGAGGTTGTGGGCGACGTGGTGGCTGCTATCGGCAGTCGGATTCTTTGACCCGACGAGGGCAACACCGTTCGGGGTCGGCTCCAGCCAGATGCGAGCCCCCGCCTTGTCACGCGCCCACCGAACGACGTCGGCCAGCGTGTGTTTGTTTGCCTGGAAGGTCTTGCGTGTGGAGATTTGCCCGACGCCGATCTCGTTAACCAAGTCGGCGACAATCGGGATTGTGAGCGGGGTCGCGGGGTCGCCCTGGACGTCGACGTCGTCGCTTCGGGTAGCGACGGGGAACGGGAGCTTCTCGGAGAGCCTATCAGCGACATCACTCAGGATCAGTGAAAGATCAGCCCCGTTGTAGTTCTGCGACGCGGGGATCTTATCGAGGAGTTGCCCTGGCCCTTGGGCTCTGGTCTTCCAGATTCGGCTCCCGCCGTTGGCCGTCGAGCCGACCCCCGTAACGACGCCACGGAAGGTGATCGAGTAGTCGTCCGTGATGTAGTCTTTCACATCGAGACGGAGGACGTCGGGCGAGGACTGCTCCGAGGGATCGACTCCGTTGAAGGCTTCAATCCAGTCGATGCCCGCATACGGCGACGGGAATTTCGCCTCGACGTACCGAGTCACGTCGAGCGGCCCTTCCTTGCGAATGTGGACGTCGACGTCGGCGACAGGGAGCCGTGTCCCGTTGATATAGAAGCGAGTGTTCGTTTCCGTCGTCGTGGCCCCGATGTCAGCAGGGTCGAAGTCGCGGACCATCTATAGTTCCTCCTGCGGGACTCGCCCGATTGTGCCCTCGGTGCCCACGATGGCGCCGCAGTCGAGTACCGCCGCGTTGTCGGGGACGTCCTCGCGGCGAACTATTGGGAGGTCGCTATCTTCGTCGGTCTGCGGGGCGGTTTCCCCGTCGTCGACCCCTGTGGTAGTGCCCGAAGATCCCGAAGGACCGTCGTTCGTTTCGTCGGTATCGCTCTCGCTGGTATCCTCGTGGTGTGACATAGTGTACCGTGGGGTCGATATACTGCTTCGCCGTAGGCGACGGGGATCTTCCGACCCCAACTGATCCCCGTCGATGGCGAACAGTGCAAGCGGGGCTACTCCGAGCGGGCCGTCTGGTCCTCGGTCTCACCGACGACAGCCTGTGCCCGCCGCTCGACACTGTCTTTCGTCGGTGCCTCGCCGACGACGATGATGTAGCGGTCAGTCATAGGTCGGTGTCTGGTGCCTCGCTCATCGAGAAAGTCAGTTTGTCCTCGCTCTCGTCCCCGTTGCTCTCGTCGCTCTCGGTGTCGCCGTCTTCGTCTTCGGTGTCGTCTTCGTCGGGCGGAAGCCCAGGCTTCGGATTGTCGCCGACGAAGACGAAATCCAGTCGCCCGTTGCGCTCGAAGGCATCGGGGTACTGGTCGGTATATCGCTTCACGAAGTACCGCTTCGCTAACCGCCGAGGCTGATAGACGTCCCACTCAACCGACGCCGCGAGGTGACGCCCGATCTCCGACAGCGACGAGTCGATCCGTTTCTCCACGTCGACGACCTCCTCGTCCTGGTCGTCGCTCATAGTCGTTCCTCGGAGGGGGAGGATTCGACCGAAAACATTACTCATTTAGGCTATGGGATTCCGTACGGTTAAAACCTACGCTAAAGTTACTCGTAACGTATAATCGACGGCGGAATATTCTGACTCTCACGAGGAAATTCGCAGAAATAGCACCGTCGGGGTTGGGGATCTCCCCTGACGCGACCGTGACCGTGGGTGCGTCGCCTCGGAGTGTGGGCAGACGAGTTGTTACCGTGTTTATTTCACTCGTCTTTCGCTGAATCAACCGTGAGAGCTTGTATGCTTATATATTTAATAAATCCTCAATCTCTTGTATCTTATCGTCATTCTCAATTGGGTCCCCCTGAGACAATCTATTTGATAGAAAAATTAAATTATCATTTGCGTTTTCAATGGCATCTCTAGAAGGGACCAGTTGTAGTGTACTCCATAGCCAATAAAATGGCAAGGATTCGGCTTTGGCCACCAATTCTGAAGCATCCTCACGTAATTCGTATCTTGTATCTTCTCTTTCGGATTGTGAGTGGTTACCACCAGGATTTGTAATGATATGACGGTATGTAGATATGTCTTTATCAATTTTAGCCTTCATATTTCGCAGTTCGACAAGAGGACTAATCAAAAGACGCGTAATTGCAGAGCCAATAACAGTTGCCAATACAAGACCAAGAAATCCCGTTAAAGCATCAAACCCCGAACTCATAGAACATTATAGCCTTTGAATGTCACAAGTTAGTTTTGATAACTATACCCACTGCACTGAGCGGTCCCTGTCTGGTGTAGGAAGCCCCCTATGACATAGTCACCTCCTGATTAGTCTGAGGTGTATCTCCGTGCGAAGGGTGGAGTGTGCGCGAGGTGTCGGATCCCCTCCCCCTGCTGATATAGCCGTCGGTATCTCTCTCATCGTGATGGTGGGGGATAGGGGCTGTCTACCCCGAACTTTCTTATAGCACCAACTTCAACACTCAAATAAATTATAAGTATCTCCCACCCGTCTATCGAAGTGGATGTCACTCGATGACACCACGCCGACGACCGACGAAACGCCCGACAAACGCCCCACCGACTGCTATTGCAGCGACCTCGACGACGACCTCCCTGGGGAGCTATGTGAACCGTGCGCGGAAGCGGACTTCGACCAGTCCCCCGCCGACGACGCGGTCTCCGCGGACCACGAGCGTCCGCGAAGGTGTTACTGCTCCGACCTCGACGACAGGGACCGAAACCGAGTGTGTCGCTTCTGCTATACGGCTTGCTTCCGCGCCCGCCCGTCCGACGATGTCGACGGCACCGACGACACCCCCGAGATGAAAACCATCGGGATCGAGGAACGGCAATTCGTGAGCCTGTCGACGGACGTCTACGTTGGCGATCTATCGCCCCCGCGACGGAACGAACTGCTCTCGAAAGCCCGAAAGATAGAGCGGGACTTTGCCGACGCCGTCGACATCGATCCACAGGACTATCCCGTCGTCGAGGAACCAGTCCCGAAGCGAAAGCGCGTCTACGTCGAGACGACGGCCTACGTCGGTGACCGATCCGTCGACGAGAAGCGAGAGATGGTCGAGGAAGCCCGCAAAGCCGAACGCCGCCTACTCGCGGAAGCCCGCAGGATCAAAACCATTGACGGAATCGAACCCGTCGCGTAGGTGTCAGACGCCGCTCACTCCGCTTCTGTCGTCTCCCATCGTAGGCTGTTGCCTATCTTCTCCTTCCGTACCTTTCCGTTCTCTCGGAGCGTGTGCAATCGCTCGTAGGCGGACTGTCTCGCTACGCCGACGGCGTCGGCTATCTCCGACGTCGTCTGATTGCCCTCACGGATCGCAGTCAGATACTCGTCATCGGAGTGGTGTTCGGGCATTGGTTGTCGTTGGATTCGGGACTACTTGAATCCTGACTTATGGCAGGAAATAAGTGGCTGGCGTATAGTGTTGCTACTGTCGAAGTCGCCCGCCGTGCGCAGAAACGCGCCCCCTGCTGGTGACAGGGTGCGCGGGTGGCTTCGTTAGGGAACCCGAAGCCAATGTCGAGTACGCACTCAGGGGCAAATAAGCCCCACGACGACAGGAGCATAGACGACTTAGACAAGAGAGACGTCCGTGCGCTCACCGAGGCGATGTCGGTGTTGCCCGACTACGGACGGGCGAGAGGCGCCGACGGCCTATTCGTCGTCATCGGTGAGAACAGCAACGACCCCTACTTAGTCGACGTCGTCGGGAAGGCGTGTGAATGTCCCGACGCCGAGTACCGTGATCCCGACGGCGGGTGCAAGCACATTAAGAGGATCGAATACGCGACGGGACGGACGGCAATTCCCCAGTGGGTCGACCGTGACGTCGTCGACGACAACCTCGGGTGCGCCGTCGACGCCGAACCTCGCTACGCCGTCGCGGACGGCGGCATCATCGAGGCGGACGACGATGGGGAGATCATCGACGACGACACCAACGGACGTCCCGAGGACTGCGACTGTGGGCCGTGGAACGCAGACGCAGGGCTCCCGTGCTGGCCGTGCTATAGGGACGGCTTCCGTATGCCTGTGGGTGAGATCGACGGGTAGAGCCCATTCGGTCAGCTCTCCCTCGCAACTGCGTTGCCAAAGGATCTGACCGACAGAGCACCGCCCTACACCAATTTTATCCGACCAGTTAGAGCACGAGACATTATGACAACCGAACGACACAGAAGATACGCAAATCAG
This is a stretch of genomic DNA from Halobellus sp. MBLA0158. It encodes these proteins:
- a CDS encoding tyrosine-type recombinase/integrase, giving the protein MSREHNPPTDGDRPRRLEPTEPTEAKQLYLRSRQDELAERSLELHDKHLTSFSEWCIKNDIRNLNDVTARTVHEYHLALKEEYQQSTVSIYLSTVRQFVRFCEGIDAVPRGVAERIVLPERERNASSEMLESDEATEILGYLRKYHYGSRSHALFALLWHTGIRTGTAQGLDVSDFEAERDRLRIRHRPDTGSPLKNGENAERFVTLSTDVSAVIDAYVDEHRHDVVDDHGREPLFTTHNGRPAKNSIRRTIYAVTRPCQTGRGCPHGEDPDTCEAAQRTNDACKCPSTVSGHPVRRGAITHHLRQDVPEKVVSDRMNVSQDVLDRHYDRRSEDEKAEQRRQFLDKI
- a CDS encoding winged helix-turn-helix domain-containing protein, producing MPEHHSDDEYLTAIREGNQTTSEIADAVGVARQSAYERLHTLRENGKVRKEKIGNSLRWETTEAE